From a single Balneolales bacterium ANBcel1 genomic region:
- a CDS encoding cytochrome C oxidase subunit IV family protein, whose protein sequence is MSTHHISTLPTLLSVAGALLVLTFLTVAVTWINIPEPFNVIVAIAIAIVKAAIVAMFFMNLYWDSKFNTIVFLLSILFLTIFVSITLLDTLFRDAGLPIY, encoded by the coding sequence ATGAGTACTCATCACATTTCAACCCTTCCCACGCTGCTTTCCGTAGCCGGCGCCCTGCTGGTACTCACTTTCCTCACCGTGGCCGTCACCTGGATAAACATTCCCGAACCGTTCAATGTAATTGTGGCCATTGCCATAGCCATTGTTAAAGCGGCCATAGTCGCCATGTTTTTCATGAATCTCTACTGGGACAGCAAATTCAATACGATCGTCTTTCTGCTGTCCATCCTATTCCTGACGATTTTTGTGAGTATCACACTGCTGGACACCCTGTTCCGTGACGCGGGGCTTCCGATTTACTGA
- a CDS encoding cytochrome c oxidase subunit 3 family protein, protein MGNQSAAAGRKSHLQHHFVNEDQQFESSKMGMWIFLVTEVLMFGGLFVAYIIYRAWHPDLFYMAAQELDVALGATNTVVLIASSLTIALAIRAVQLDKIKAAINYLSATLLLAGTFLVIKYFEYMDKFGKGIYPGQAYSYEGIHHEMAVNFFSIYYMMTGLHGIHVLVGMALIGWMIIKAKKGAVHSGYYTPVENTGLFWHLVDIIWIFLFPLLYLID, encoded by the coding sequence ATGGGGAATCAGAGTGCAGCGGCAGGCAGAAAGTCGCATTTACAACATCACTTTGTCAACGAAGACCAGCAGTTCGAGTCTTCGAAAATGGGTATGTGGATTTTTCTTGTCACCGAGGTGCTGATGTTCGGGGGCCTTTTTGTGGCATACATTATATACCGGGCATGGCACCCGGACCTGTTCTACATGGCCGCCCAGGAACTGGATGTGGCCCTTGGGGCGACCAACACGGTCGTTCTCATCGCCAGCAGCCTGACCATCGCCCTTGCGATCCGCGCGGTCCAGCTCGACAAGATCAAGGCCGCTATCAACTACCTGTCGGCCACCCTGCTACTTGCGGGCACCTTTCTGGTGATCAAGTACTTCGAATATATGGACAAGTTCGGCAAGGGGATCTATCCCGGCCAGGCCTACTCGTACGAGGGGATCCATCATGAGATGGCCGTGAACTTTTTCAGTATTTACTACATGATGACCGGCCTGCACGGTATTCACGTGCTTGTCGGTATGGCCCTGATCGGCTGGATGATCATTAAGGCCAAAAAGGGTGCTGTGCACAGCGGCTACTATACGCCTGTGGAAAACACCGGCCTGTTCTGGCACCTGGTGGACATCATCTGGATTTTCCTGTTTCCGCTGCTCTACCTGATCGACTGA
- a CDS encoding family 16 glycosylhydrolase, giving the protein MTLNRITSISFLLFAIHLLVSQPAVSQDWQLVWSDEFGTETLDTTNWEYMIGTGSQYGVPAGWGNSELQYYTDREENIFVQDGKLHIVAREESYRTRNYTSARIRSLGKADFRYGKFEVRARMPKGQGLWPAIWMLPTDNVYGGWPRSGEIDILEIVGHEPHIAHGTIHYGESAGAGHSLTGGRYILRDGSTFNDDFHIFSIIWEPERIEWYVNGNLYHFATPGHTNPYPWVFDQKFHLLLNVAVGGNWPGNPDNTTEFPQEMVVDWIRVYQDATLTSAGDETEERPGSFTLSQNYPNPFNPTTNISFEIAEAGHVSIKVYDMLGRLVARPVNGDFHTGSHTISFDASNLSSGTYIYRLESGGYEQARTMQLMK; this is encoded by the coding sequence ATGACACTTAACAGAATTACATCCATCTCTTTTTTGCTTTTTGCGATACATCTGCTTGTCTCACAGCCGGCTGTATCACAGGACTGGCAGCTGGTCTGGTCCGATGAATTTGGTACAGAAACCCTGGATACCACCAATTGGGAATACATGATCGGTACCGGTTCTCAGTATGGTGTTCCGGCAGGCTGGGGCAACAGTGAGCTTCAGTACTACACCGACCGCGAAGAAAACATCTTCGTCCAGGATGGCAAGCTGCATATTGTTGCCAGGGAAGAATCCTACAGAACCAGGAACTACACCTCGGCCCGCATCCGCTCTCTTGGCAAAGCCGATTTCCGGTACGGCAAATTTGAAGTACGCGCCAGGATGCCAAAAGGCCAGGGCCTGTGGCCTGCTATATGGATGCTCCCGACGGATAATGTCTATGGCGGATGGCCCCGAAGCGGGGAAATCGACATTCTTGAAATCGTGGGGCATGAGCCACATATCGCCCATGGAACCATTCACTATGGTGAGTCGGCAGGTGCCGGACATTCACTTACCGGGGGACGATACATCCTCAGAGATGGCAGTACCTTCAATGATGATTTCCACATTTTCTCAATAATATGGGAGCCTGAAAGAATCGAATGGTATGTGAACGGTAATTTATATCACTTTGCAACTCCGGGTCATACCAATCCCTACCCCTGGGTTTTTGATCAGAAATTCCATCTTTTGCTTAATGTTGCCGTGGGTGGCAACTGGCCGGGCAATCCCGACAACACCACCGAATTTCCACAGGAGATGGTCGTTGACTGGATCCGTGTATATCAGGATGCGACGCTCACCTCCGCGGGCGATGAAACAGAGGAAAGGCCCGGTTCTTTTACCCTCTCCCAAAACTACCCCAACCCGTTCAACCCAACCACCAATATTTCGTTTGAAATCGCAGAAGCCGGACACGTATCCATCAAGGTGTATGACATGCTAGGCCGTTTGGTCGCCCGGCCGGTCAACGGTGACTTCCACACCGGAAGCCACACCATCAGCTTCGATGCAAGCAACCTGAGCTCCGGCACATACATCTACCGTCTGGAGTCCGGTGGCTACGAACAGGCGCGAACCATGCAGCTGATGAAATAG
- a CDS encoding T9SS type A sorting domain-containing protein: MFSTAAGQVLDPPPSEDDADLVPLPWTFNFDDEEINWEEDPVMFPFEGAVLERIENPDKSGLNETDYVLRYEKSAGAQGWAGFFYNLPEPIDINEQTSFRMRVWSPRGGIEVMMKLEMQVGPESPEMFAEVTAEEEWVELEWDIQELAGEAPWDRVVVIADLSGDPASGGANDTWFMDHFEFVSGEPTSSEPAVSDVPRTLQLSQNYPNPFNPTTSIDFALPESSQVTLSVYNMLGQQVAVLEEGHLSAGQHSVTFDAAGFSSGVYLYRLQAGNQVLTRTLTLVK, from the coding sequence ATGTTCAGCACCGCCGCTGGACAGGTTCTGGATCCGCCCCCCTCAGAGGATGACGCTGATCTCGTACCTCTTCCCTGGACGTTCAATTTTGATGACGAGGAGATCAACTGGGAAGAAGACCCTGTAATGTTCCCGTTTGAGGGTGCAGTTCTGGAAAGAATTGAAAACCCGGATAAATCCGGGCTGAATGAGACCGACTATGTATTACGGTATGAAAAATCGGCTGGAGCACAGGGCTGGGCCGGTTTCTTCTACAACCTCCCCGAACCCATCGATATTAATGAGCAGACGAGCTTCCGCATGAGAGTCTGGTCACCACGTGGCGGAATCGAAGTTATGATGAAGCTTGAGATGCAGGTAGGGCCGGAATCCCCTGAAATGTTTGCAGAAGTGACTGCCGAGGAAGAGTGGGTGGAACTGGAGTGGGATATTCAGGAGCTGGCCGGTGAGGCTCCCTGGGACAGGGTTGTTGTTATCGCAGATCTGAGCGGAGATCCTGCATCAGGCGGTGCTAACGACACCTGGTTCATGGATCACTTCGAGTTTGTATCGGGAGAGCCGACCAGCAGCGAGCCGGCAGTCTCCGATGTTCCCCGGACCTTGCAACTGAGCCAGAACTACCCGAATCCGTTCAACCCGACAACCAGTATCGATTTTGCGCTTCCGGAATCTTCCCAGGTGACACTGAGCGTGTATAACATGCTGGGTCAGCAAGTCGCAGTTCTGGAAGAAGGACACCTCTCAGCCGGACAGCATTCGGTTACTTTTGACGCAGCCGGGTTTTCCAGCGGTGTCTATCTGTACCGTCTCCAGGCAGGAAACCAGGTACTCACACGCACACTGACGCTTGTCAAGTAA
- a CDS encoding LacI family DNA-binding transcriptional regulator produces the protein MKVTLKDIAKETGYSISTISRVLSNVGKISSKAREEILQAAQRLNYPTSRIAGYEVRKKNLNIALITDFHEGEFYASYYYGVERAASEDHVRLALLNVTDPRKNVKKFMTELLSDKYYDCAIIYIPELLRKDYEELLEVIPDSFPVVSNALIENSILSTITFDGYSGGHQAARLFYKRGYRRVGIVKGPANKAESRFRYNGFKDYVDGKPDMDLVWEYQGDFEFNSGVQSFYAMRESDSEPDAVFISNDFMATAFVDTAVANNVMVPDDIAVLGYDDLPMCRNNNPTISSVRTDFRQLGFTTIQTLKNRLSGNGQQSGMLSLIPVSINERESIAVKPVRA, from the coding sequence ATGAAAGTAACACTGAAAGATATTGCAAAGGAAACCGGCTATTCGATTTCGACCATATCCCGCGTATTGAGCAATGTGGGAAAAATCAGCAGCAAGGCGCGTGAAGAAATTCTTCAGGCAGCCCAGAGGTTGAACTACCCCACTTCCCGAATTGCAGGGTACGAAGTCAGGAAAAAGAACCTCAACATCGCACTGATAACCGATTTCCACGAGGGTGAGTTTTACGCATCCTACTACTACGGGGTGGAGCGAGCGGCTTCGGAGGACCATGTTCGGTTGGCATTGCTGAATGTAACGGATCCGAGAAAAAACGTTAAAAAGTTTATGACCGAGCTCCTGTCGGACAAGTACTATGATTGTGCCATCATTTACATTCCGGAGCTTTTAAGAAAGGATTACGAGGAGTTGCTGGAGGTTATCCCGGACAGTTTTCCGGTTGTTTCAAACGCCCTGATTGAGAACTCCATTTTGTCTACCATCACCTTTGACGGCTACAGTGGCGGGCATCAGGCGGCACGGCTTTTCTATAAACGCGGTTACAGGAGGGTCGGCATTGTAAAAGGTCCCGCGAACAAAGCGGAGAGCAGATTCAGGTATAATGGTTTCAAAGATTACGTCGACGGAAAACCTGATATGGATCTGGTGTGGGAGTATCAGGGGGATTTCGAGTTCAACTCCGGAGTACAGAGTTTTTACGCCATGAGAGAGAGTGACTCCGAACCTGATGCCGTTTTCATCAGCAATGATTTCATGGCAACGGCCTTTGTCGATACCGCCGTAGCCAATAATGTGATGGTGCCGGATGATATCGCCGTACTTGGATATGACGACCTGCCGATGTGCCGGAACAACAATCCCACCATATCATCCGTGCGGACCGATTTTCGTCAGCTTGGCTTTACGACTATCCAGACTTTGAAAAACCGGCTTTCCGGAAACGGCCAGCAAAGCGGGATGCTCAGCCTCATCCCGGTCAGTATCAATGAAAGAGAGTCGATTGCGGTCAAGCCGGTCCGGGCTTAG
- a CDS encoding glycoside hydrolase family 2 TIM barrel-domain containing protein: MKPSNVRTTAVWALFIVFILTGFACSGTTEHSGQSVPVTLEQDGDGNYTIYRDGEPYFIKGAGGSSRLDMLVETGGNSIRTWSTDDAGRILDEAHERGLSVMLGIWLQHERHGFNYDDEEAVARQKNEAREKILRYRDHPALLAWGLGNEVNLQYSNTRVWHAVEDIAQMARELAPNQLVTTVIAGIDQEIARLVTEKVPSIDFLSINTYGGLDDLPQRIRETAWDGPYAVTEWGPTGHWQVDRTGWDVPIEPTSTEKAAQYLSRYQNSILGDPDRCLGSYTFLWGQKQETTPTWYGVFLETGEITEVVDVMHYNWTGEWPELRAPSIHSITIDGLSARDDIYLSPGGTYMASVEGSHPNNSSFEIRWEFLPESTDVQVGGDHEERPETIFGLEVENKGETLVFRAPEQPGPYRLFVYLVTEDNRAATANIPFFAGEQQ; this comes from the coding sequence ATGAAACCATCGAATGTTCGCACAACAGCTGTTTGGGCTCTATTTATCGTATTTATTCTGACCGGCTTTGCCTGTTCGGGGACAACGGAGCACTCCGGACAGAGTGTCCCGGTAACACTGGAGCAGGACGGGGACGGGAATTACACCATCTATCGTGACGGGGAACCCTATTTCATCAAGGGAGCAGGCGGAAGCTCCCGTCTTGACATGCTGGTGGAGACCGGAGGAAACTCCATCAGGACCTGGTCAACCGATGACGCCGGGCGCATTCTCGACGAGGCGCATGAACGCGGCCTTTCCGTCATGCTCGGAATCTGGCTGCAGCACGAGCGGCACGGGTTCAATTATGATGATGAGGAGGCCGTAGCGCGCCAAAAAAACGAAGCTCGGGAGAAGATTCTGCGCTACCGGGATCATCCCGCACTCCTGGCATGGGGACTCGGAAATGAAGTCAATCTTCAGTATAGTAACACCCGTGTATGGCACGCTGTCGAGGATATTGCGCAGATGGCAAGGGAGCTCGCTCCGAACCAACTCGTAACGACCGTCATTGCCGGTATCGATCAGGAAATCGCCCGTCTTGTCACAGAGAAAGTACCCTCCATTGACTTTCTGAGCATCAACACCTACGGTGGCCTTGACGATTTGCCGCAGAGAATCCGGGAGACCGCCTGGGACGGGCCTTATGCCGTTACAGAATGGGGGCCTACCGGACACTGGCAGGTGGATCGTACCGGCTGGGATGTTCCCATTGAGCCCACAAGTACCGAAAAAGCTGCGCAGTATCTTTCCCGGTATCAGAACAGCATTCTGGGGGATCCGGATCGATGCCTCGGATCATACACCTTTCTCTGGGGACAAAAGCAGGAGACAACTCCCACCTGGTACGGGGTGTTTCTTGAGACCGGGGAGATAACCGAAGTGGTCGATGTCATGCACTACAACTGGACCGGTGAATGGCCTGAACTGCGGGCTCCATCCATCCACAGCATCACTATAGACGGACTTTCAGCCCGCGACGACATCTACCTGAGCCCCGGCGGCACATACATGGCATCGGTTGAGGGTTCCCACCCGAACAACAGCTCCTTCGAAATCCGCTGGGAGTTTCTTCCCGAAAGCACAGACGTTCAGGTTGGCGGAGATCATGAAGAACGTCCCGAAACCATCTTCGGTCTTGAAGTTGAGAATAAGGGAGAAACACTGGTCTTTCGCGCTCCTGAACAGCCGGGCCCCTACCGCCTGTTTGTCTATCTGGTGACCGAAGACAACCGTGCCGCTACCGCGAACATTCCGTTCTTTGCAGGCGAGCAACAGTGA